From a region of the Hallerella porci genome:
- a CDS encoding YgiQ family radical SAM protein translates to MQQTNGFLPISKEDLEARGWDFVDVIVISADAYVDHPSFGHAVMARLIEHEGYRVAILPQPNWRDDLRDFKKLGKPRLFFAISSGMDSMVNHYTAGKRLRSDDAFTAGGKAGFRPDRATAVYAKILKRLYPDVPVVIGGLESSLRRISHYDYWDDKIYPPILASTHADLLIYGMGEKPMKELLHLLKKGVPFSNLNAIPQTAYLVPKGQVPKNKDCVDLVLPSYEECVQNKRTQFDAFRKTEIETNKIHAKRILQDAGETTVVINPPYPPLEYGELDESFEYPYMRAPHPRYKKRGPVPAFEMIKFSITTHRGCFGGCSFCAINAHQGKYVASRSKESILREVEKVTQMPGFAGTISDLGGPSANMYLMRGKDRSRCEKCARPSCVFPRICDNMNTRHHEITELYREVSKNPKIKHLFIGSGVRYDLILQETTDKTLLADHLEYARELIRNHVSGRLKVAPEHTSDSVLSLIRKPSFSLFYKFKELFDKESAAAGKHQQIIPYFISSHPGCTEKDMAELALETKQLGFKLEQVQDFTPTPMTIATEMYYAEMLPDGRPLYVAKTAEQKNNQKRFFFWYIPENRIWIEKTLDRLKMGKVSRLLLSHTSYKEGRTYEPSKERAEEREQSRRARRGSYFKHNSPRKK, encoded by the coding sequence ATGCAGCAAACCAACGGATTTTTGCCCATTTCCAAAGAAGATCTCGAAGCCCGCGGATGGGATTTTGTCGATGTCATCGTGATTTCTGCCGACGCTTACGTCGATCATCCCTCATTTGGGCATGCGGTGATGGCGCGCCTCATCGAGCACGAAGGTTACCGCGTCGCGATTCTTCCGCAGCCGAATTGGCGCGACGATTTGCGCGATTTCAAAAAGTTGGGAAAGCCGCGATTATTCTTTGCGATTTCAAGTGGAATGGACAGTATGGTAAATCATTATACCGCAGGAAAACGTCTGCGGAGCGATGATGCTTTTACCGCTGGCGGGAAAGCGGGATTTCGCCCCGACCGCGCAACCGCTGTTTACGCAAAAATTTTAAAACGCCTTTACCCCGATGTTCCCGTTGTCATCGGCGGGCTCGAATCAAGCCTTCGACGCATTAGCCATTACGATTATTGGGACGATAAAATTTATCCGCCGATTTTAGCTTCGACTCATGCGGATTTACTCATCTACGGTATGGGCGAAAAACCGATGAAGGAACTTTTACACCTTCTCAAAAAAGGCGTTCCCTTTTCGAATTTAAATGCGATTCCGCAAACAGCTTACTTAGTGCCAAAAGGTCAAGTGCCAAAGAACAAAGACTGCGTTGATTTGGTGCTTCCGAGTTACGAAGAATGCGTTCAAAATAAGCGCACTCAATTTGATGCATTCCGCAAAACGGAAATTGAAACCAATAAAATTCATGCGAAGCGGATTTTGCAAGATGCGGGCGAAACGACAGTCGTCATCAATCCGCCTTATCCGCCTTTGGAATACGGCGAACTCGACGAAAGTTTTGAATATCCTTATATGCGTGCGCCGCATCCTCGCTACAAAAAACGCGGACCTGTTCCCGCATTTGAAATGATCAAATTTTCGATTACAACTCACCGCGGATGTTTTGGCGGTTGCAGTTTCTGTGCGATTAATGCGCACCAAGGAAAATATGTTGCGAGCCGTTCCAAAGAAAGCATTCTCCGCGAAGTCGAAAAAGTAACGCAGATGCCAGGATTCGCCGGAACGATTAGCGATCTCGGCGGTCCGAGCGCAAATATGTATTTAATGCGAGGAAAAGACCGAAGCCGTTGCGAAAAATGCGCACGCCCGAGTTGCGTTTTCCCGCGAATTTGCGACAATATGAATACGCGGCATCACGAAATTACAGAACTTTACCGCGAAGTTTCGAAGAATCCAAAAATCAAACATCTCTTTATCGGAAGCGGTGTTCGTTATGATCTCATTTTACAAGAAACGACAGACAAAACCCTTCTCGCCGATCACTTAGAATATGCGCGCGAACTCATTCGCAATCATGTCAGCGGGCGCTTAAAAGTTGCACCAGAACACACTTCGGATTCGGTGTTAAGCCTTATCCGCAAACCGTCATTTTCTCTCTTTTACAAATTCAAAGAACTCTTCGACAAAGAAAGCGCAGCCGCAGGAAAGCATCAGCAAATTATTCCGTATTTCATTTCGAGTCATCCGGGCTGCACCGAAAAAGATATGGCAGAACTCGCCCTCGAAACAAAACAGCTCGGATTTAAATTGGAGCAAGTGCAAGATTTTACGCCGACGCCGATGACGATTGCGACCGAAATGTATTACGCCGAAATGCTCCCCGACGGTCGCCCGCTTTATGTGGCAAAAACCGCCGAACAAAAAAATAATCAGAAGCGTTTCTTCTTTTGGTACATTCCAGAAAATCGCATTTGGATTGAGAAAACTTTAGACCGACTCAAAATGGGAAAAGTCTCGCGGTTGCTGCTTTCGCATACATCGTATAAAGAAGGCCGCACTTACGAACCGAGCAAAGAACGCGCCGAAGAACGTGAACAATCTCGTCGTGCACGCCGCGGCAGTTACTTTAAACACAATTCCCCGCGGAAAAAGTAA
- the murI gene encoding glutamate racemase, translated as MIGVFDSGFGGLTIFHELRKALPAYDFVYLGDNARAPYGSRPFETIYRYTLEAVKALFRMGCPLVILACNTASARALRTIQQKDLPQIAPENRVLGIIRPTAEEADSFSRTGHLGILGTAGTVVSGSYPLEIHRFFPQLTVTQQACPLWATLVENGEVNSEGTRYFVKRDIDRLLAQDPKIDAMLLACTHYPLLYPVIREVAPPEVRIISQGEIVAKKTVDYLNRHPEIEKRLTRGGKVDFFTTDTPEFFSKGANFFGEHNVFAKNLSF; from the coding sequence TTGATCGGAGTTTTTGACTCGGGATTTGGCGGCCTTACAATCTTTCACGAATTGCGAAAGGCTCTTCCTGCGTATGATTTCGTCTATTTGGGCGATAATGCGCGGGCGCCTTACGGCTCGCGTCCGTTTGAAACCATTTACCGTTATACTCTCGAAGCGGTGAAAGCATTATTCCGAATGGGCTGCCCCCTCGTCATTCTCGCATGTAACACGGCGAGCGCTCGCGCTCTCCGCACCATTCAACAAAAAGATTTGCCGCAGATTGCTCCCGAAAATCGCGTCTTAGGCATCATTCGTCCGACGGCAGAAGAAGCGGATTCCTTTTCCCGAACGGGACATTTGGGCATTCTCGGCACCGCAGGAACTGTCGTCTCGGGCAGTTATCCGCTCGAAATTCATCGATTCTTCCCGCAGTTAACCGTTACACAGCAAGCGTGTCCGCTTTGGGCAACTCTCGTCGAAAATGGCGAAGTCAATTCCGAAGGAACGCGGTATTTTGTAAAACGCGACATCGACCGTTTGCTTGCGCAGGATCCCAAAATCGATGCGATGCTTTTGGCGTGCACCCATTATCCACTGCTTTATCCGGTTATCCGCGAAGTGGCACCGCCAGAAGTAAGAATTATTTCTCAGGGTGAAATCGTCGCCAAAAAGACGGTGGATTATTTGAACCGGCATCCCGAAATCGAAAAACGCCTAACCCGCGGCGGAAAAGTGGACTTTTTTACCACCGATACCCCCGAATTTTTCAGCAAAGGAGCCAATTTCTTTGGAGAACATAACGTTTTTGCAAAAAATTTATCTTTTTGA